The Gasterosteus aculeatus chromosome 17, fGasAcu3.hap1.1, whole genome shotgun sequence genome includes a window with the following:
- the cand2 gene encoding cullin-associated NEDD8-dissociated protein 2, which yields MSASRVSNVSFHVSNLLDKMTSSDKDFRFMATNDLMLELQKDSTKLDEDSERKVVTMVLRLLEDKNGEVQNLAVRCLAPLVSKVKEPQVETMVDTLCSNMTSDKEPLRDISSMGLKAVIAELPLSSSGSSLTVGVCKKITSQLMAALENQEDVSVQLEALDILSDMLGRLSGALVSFHSSLLSSLLLQLTSPRMAVRKRSILALGHLVPCCSPALFAQLTEHLMTELAKDPPTSMTRTYIQCLATVSRQGGHHVGEHLEKLIPMVVSFICVEDDELIEFCLQAFEAFIRRCPMEMSPHIPTVTRLCLKFMTFDPNYNYDEEEEEEEEDSMDVEDGLEEDSDEAYSDDDDMSWKVRRSSIKCLEALMDARRDLLLSFYSSICPALLARFKEREDNVRADVFAAFSTLLRQTRAASNRGGLGAASEPAASREEEEEEPGVVMLKRQVPLIVKALHRQLKEKSIKHRHGCFTLLTDLSHTAPGALEPHIPALIPGIIFSLTDRSTSSTMRIDALSFFHVLLLSHPPQVFQPHMRVLLPPVVACVEDSFYKITSEALLVAQQLVRVMKAPAQSTTASGIDPAAFVRQVFPIILKRLKAADIDQEVKERAISCTGHLVCHLGDHLGVELVGVLAIFLERLRNEITRLTAVRTITLISASPLKIDLASILPETLSVLGSFLRKNQRALKLATLACLTALVQHHAAGIKPAALEPVLSELPALVDESDMHVSQVSISLLTSMSRACSSSVAKICSSVLPDVFRLVHSPLLQGGALAAILDFLQALVQSKTSNLGYSQLLKSLTDPFHTSQSSLLHKQSYQSVARCVAALASSCPSQTPATVAGLLQEVKNPGSPESARVLALLCLGEVGRSGSLGASKDVQGVILEAISSSNEEVKTAASCALGSMAVGSLDDYLPFLLKEISSQPRRQYLLLHSLKEVISACAASSLSPHVESIWTLLLRYCECDEEGTRNLVAECLGKLTLVKAAQLLPRLRQQLTAGSPLTRSTVLTAVKFTIVDQPAAIDALLRDCMGDFLKTLQDEDINVRRVSLVMFNSAVHNKPSLIRGLLATVLPHLYRETQIRKDLIREVEMGPFKHSVDEGLDLRKAAFEVMYSLLDGSLEGLDLLQFLDHVEEGLKDHYDIRMLTFLMLARLASLCPAAVLQRLDRLIEPLKATCTTKVKAGSVKQEFEKQEELRRSAMRAVAALLAVPGMERSPSLADFANQIRTNADMASIYQSVQGGEGPVESMDIS from the exons atgagtgCGTCCAGGGTGTCCAACGTGTCCTTTCACGTCTCCAACCTGTTGGATAAGATGACGTCATCTGACAAAGACTTTCG CTTCATGGCCACCAACGACCTGAtgctggagctgcagaaggACAGCACGAAGCTGGACGAGGACAgcgagaggaaggtggtgacgATGGTCCTcaggctgctggaggacaaGAACGGGGAGGTCCAGAACCTGGCGGTCAGATG CCTGGCCCCTCTGGTGAGCAAGGTGAAGGAGCCTCAGGTGGAGACGATGGTGGACACGCTGTGTTCCAACATGACGTCGGACAAGGAGCCGCTGAGGGACATCTCCAGCATGGGACTGAAGGCGGTGATCGCTGAGCTGCCTCTGTCTTCATCAG GTTCCAGCCTAACGGTCGGCGTCTGTAAGAAGATCACCTCCCAGCTGATGGCCGCCCTGGAGAACCAGGAAGACGTGTCGGTTCAGCTGGAGGCTCTGGACATCCTGTCAGACATGTTGGGAAG GCTGAGCGGGGCACTGGTCAGCTTTCACAGCTCTCTGCTCTCCAGTCTGCTGCTTCAG TTGACCAGCCCCAGGATGGCGGTAAGGAAGCGCTCCATCTTGGCTCTCGGCCACCTGGTGCCCTGCTGTAGTCCCGCCCTCTTCGCCCAGCTGACTGAACACCTGATGACCGAGTTGGCCAAAGACCCGCCCACTTCGATGACGAGGACGTATATCCAGTGTCTAGCAACCGTCAGCCGTCAGGGAGGCCACCACGTCG gggaACATTTAGAGAAGCTGATCCCGATGGTGGTGAGTTTCATCTGTGTGGAGGACGACGAGCTGATCGAGTTTTGTCTCCAGGCCTTTGAAGCCTTCATACGcag GTGTCCCATGGAGATGTCTCCTCATATCCCGACGGTCACACGGCTTTGTCTTAAGttcatgacctttgaccccaactACAActatgatgaagaggaagaggaggaggaagaagacagcATGGACGTGGAGGACGGACTGGAGGAAG ACTCAGATGAAGCGTACAGCGATGATGACGACATGTCCTGGAAGGTGCGTCGCTCCTCCATCAAGTGTCTGGAGGCCCTGATGGATGCTCGCCGGGacctcctgctctccttctACTCCTCCATCTGCCCCGCCCTTCTCGCCCGGTTCAAGGAGCGCGAAGACAACGTCCGGGCCGACGTCTTCGCCGCCTTCTCCACGCTGTTGAGGCAAACGCGGGCGGCATCAAATCGCGGGGGCCTCGGGGCCGCCTCAGAGCCGGCGGCgagccgggaggaggaggaggaggagccagggGTAGTGATGCTGAAGAGACAG GTGCCCCTCATAGTGAAGGCTCTCCACAGacagctgaaggagaagagcaTCAAACACCGTCATGGCTGCTTCACTCTGCTCACTGACCTCAGTCACACAGCACCTGGAGCGCTGGAGccacacatacctgctctgataccag GCATCATCTTCTCTCTGACAGaccgctccacctcctccaccatgAGGATCGATGCCCTCTCCTTCTtccatgttctcctcctctctcatcctcctcaAGTCTTTCAGCCTCACATGAGG GTGCTGCTGCCCCCGGTGGTGGCCTGTGTGGAGGACTCCTTCTATAAGATCACCTCTGAGGCTCTGCTCGTTGCTCAGCAGCTGGTCCGAGTGATGAAGGCGCCGGCACAGAGCACCACGGCGTCGGGAATCGACCCCGCCGCCTTCGTCAGGCAG GTGTTTCCCATCATCCTCAAGAGGCTGAAAGCCGCAGACATTGAccaggaggtgaaggagagggCCATTTCCTGTACAGGTCACCTGGTGTGTCACCTAGGCGACCACCTGGGGGTGGAGCTCGTGGGCGTCCTGGCCATCTTCCTCGAGAGGTTGAGGAACGAGATCACGAGGCTGACAGCCGTCCGCACCATCACACTTATCTCCGCCTCACCTTTAAAG atcGACCTGGCCTCCATCCTCCCGGAGACGCTGTCCGTTCTGGGGTCCTTCCTAAGGAAGAACCAGCGAGCCTTGAAGCTGGCCACGCTGGCCTGTCTGACCGCGCTGGTCCAGCATCACGCCGCCGGCATCAAACCCGCGGCACTGGAGCCCGTCCTGAGCGAGCTGCCGGCTCTGGTGGACGAGAGCGACATGCACGTGTCACAG GTGTCCATCTCCCTGCTGACCTCCATGTCCAgagcctgctcctcctccgtggCAAAGATCTGCTCCTCCGTGCTGCCAGATGTCTTTAGACTGGTCCATTCTCCTCTGCTGCAGGGAGGCGCACTCGCAGCCATACTGGACTTCCTGCAGGCACTGGTCCAGTCCAAAACCAGTAATCTGGGCTACAG TCAGTTGCTGAAGTCCCTCACAGACCCATTCCACACCTCCCAGTCCTCGCTCCTCCACAAACAGTCCTACCAGTCTGTAGCTCGTTGTGTAGCTGCTCTGGCCTCCTCCTGTCCTTCACAGACACCGGCCACGGTGGCAGGACTCCTGCAGGAG gtgaAGAACCCAGGTTCTCCTGAGTCTGCTCGGGTCCTGGCTCTGCTGTGtctgggggaggtggggaggagcGGCAGCCTGGGAGCTAGTAAGGACGTGCAGGGAGTCATCCTGGaggccatctcctcctccaacgAGGAG GTGAAGACGGCGGCCTCCTGCGCTTTAGGCAGCATGGCGGTCGGCAGCCTGGACGACTACCTGCCCTTCCTTCTGAAAGAGATCTCCTCCCAGCCCAGGAGACAGTACCTCCTGCTGCACTCCCTCAAGGAGGTCATCAG CGCCTGTGCAGCCTCCAGTCTCTCCCCCCACGTGGAGTCCATCTGGACTCTACTCCTCCGGTACTGTGAGTGTGATGAGGAAGGGACCCGGAACCTGGTGGCCGAGTGTCTGGGGAAGCTGACTCTGGTGAAGGCTGCTCAGCTGCTACCGAGGCTGAGACAGCAGCTCACTGCTG GTTCTCCTCTGACTCGCAGCACCGTGCTGACGGCCGTTAAGTTCACCATCGTAGACCAACCGGCCGCCATCGACGCTCTGCTGAGGGACTGCATGG GTGACTTCTTGAAGACGTTGCAGGACGAGGACATCAACGTGCGCCGCGTCTCCCTGGTGATGTTCAACTCCGCCGTCCACAACAAGCCGTCTCTGATCCGCGGTCTCCTAGCAACCGTGCTGCCTCACCTGTACCGGGAGACCCAGATCAGGAAGGACCTCATCAGAGAG GTGGAGATGGGTCCCTTCAAGCACTCGGTGGACGAGGGGCTGGACCTGCGTAAAGCGGCATTCGAGGTCATGTACTCGCTGCTGGACGGCTCGCTGGAGGGTCTGGACCTCCTACAGTTTCTGGACCACGTGGAGGAAGGCCTGAAGGACCACTACGACatcagg ATGCTAACCTTCCTGATGCTAGCCAGACTAGCTTCTCTTtgtcctgctgctgttctccaaCGTCTGGACCGACTCATCGAGCCTCTGAAGGCCACCTGCACCACCAAG GTGAAGGCCGGCTCCGTGAAGCAGGAGtttgagaagcaggaggagctgcggCGCTCGGCCATGCGCGCCGTCGCCGCCCTGCTGGCCGTGCCCGGCATGGAGCGCAGCCCCAGCCTGGCGGACTTTGCCAACCAGATCAGAACCAACGCCGACATGGCGTCCATCTACCAGAGCGTCCAGGGGGGTGAGGGCCCCGTGGAGAGCATGGACATCAGCTAA
- the LOC120834632 gene encoding keratin, type II cytoskeletal 8 isoform X1: MSLSRTKRISSGSSVRSGGFGGGSGRPSSFGGVSLSGGSMYGGASGPHRGSGGGPLAALSVNRSLLAPLDLEIDPRLSTSRALEKEQIKSLNNRFATFIDKVRFLEQQNKMLETKLELLQGHGVGRSNVEPLFEAYMAGLRRQMDLVNNDRSKLDGELRNMQGLVEDYKHKYEDEINKRNNLENDFVILKKDVDSAYLVKADLEDKVGALTDEINFLRNVYEEELRELHAGIKDTSVVVQMDNSRSLNMESIVAEVKAQYEEVAARSREEAEAWYKSRFDQMSVQASQYGDELRVVKAEVAEVNRLIARLQSEIEAVKAQRGGLENQLTEAEERGELAVKEAKARTRDLEEALQRAKQDMARQLREYQDLMNLKLALDIEIATYRKLLEGEEDRY, from the exons aTGAGCCTGAGTCGCACCAAGCGAATCAGCTCGGGATCCTCGGTGCGCAGCGGGGGGTTCGGGGGGGGCTCCGGTAGGCCGAGCAGCTTTGGCGGCGTCTCCCTGAGCGGGGGCTCCATGTACGGGGGGGCCTCCGGGCCTCATCGTGGCTCGGGGGGGGGCCCACTGGCCGCGCTGTCCGTCAACAGGAGCCTGCTGGCCCCCCTCGACCTGGAGATTGACCCCCGCCTGAGCACCAGCAGGGCCCTCGAGAAGGAGCAGATCAAGAGCCTCAACAACCGCTTCGCCACCTTCATCGACAAG gtgcgtTTCCTGGAGCAGCAGAACAAGATGCTGGAGAccaagctggagctgctgcagggtcACGGGGTCGGCCGGTCCAACGTGGAGCCCCTCTTCGAGGCCTACATGGcgggtctaaggcgccagatgGACCTGGTCAACAACGACAGGAGCAAGCTGGATGGGGAGCTGAGGAACATGCAGGGCCTGGTGGAGGACTACAAGCACAA ATATGAGGACGAGATCAACAAAAGGAACAACCTGGAGAACGACTTTGTGATCCTGAAGAAG GACGTGGACTCAGCCTATCTGGTGAAGGCCGACCTGGAGGACAAAGTTGGAGCTCTGACCGACGAAATCAACTTCCTGCGTAACGTCTATGAGGAG GAGCTGCGTGAGCTGCACGCCGGCATCAAGGACACGTCGGTCGTGGTGCAGATGGATAACAGCCGCAGCCTCAACATGGAGAGCATCGTGGCCGAGGTCAAGGCGCAGTACGAGGAGGTCGCGGCCCGCAGCcgggaggaggccgaggcctGGTACAAGAGCAGG TTCGACCAGATGTCGGTGCAGGCGAGTCAGTACGGAGACGAGCTCCGTGTGGTGAAGGCCGAGGTCGCGGAGGTCAACCGGCTGATCGCACGCCTGCAAAGCGAGATAGAGGCGGTCAAAGCTCAG cGTGGCGGTCTGGAGAACCAGCTAACTGAGGCCGAGGAACGAGGAGAGCTGGCTGTGAAAGAAGCCAAAGCTCGGACCAGAGACCTGGAGGAAGCTCTGCAGAGAGCCAAGCAGGACATGGCCCGACAGCTCCGAGAGTACCAG
- the sec13 gene encoding protein SEC13 homolog — protein sequence MVSVINTVDTSHEDMIHDAQMDYYGTRLATCSSDRTVKIFDVRNGGQILVADLRGHEGPVWQVAWAHPMYGNVLASCSYDRKVIVWKEENGSWDKMYEYCGHESSVNSVCWGPYDFGLLLACGSSDGAISLLTFTGDQQWDVKKISNAHTIGCNAVSWAPAVVPGSLIDQPTGQKPNCVKRFVSGGCDNLVKLWKEEDGQWKEDQKLEAHSDWVRDVGWAPSIGLPTSTIASCSQDGRVFIWTCDDPAGNTWTAKLLHKFNDVVWHVSWSITGNILAVSGGDNKVTLWKESMDGQWACISDVSKGQGAVSAITDTQQNEQ from the exons ATG GTTTCTGTCATCAACACGGTGGACACCTCTCACGAGGATATGATT CACGATGCCCAGATGGATTACTACGGAACTCGACTCGCCACCTGCTCCTCCGATCGCACCGTGAAGATCTTCGACGTGAGGAACGGAGGTCAGATCCTGGTGGCCGACCTCAGAGG ccacgAGGGCCCCGTGTGGCAGGTGGCGTGGGCTCACCCCATGTACGGCAACGTTCTGGCCTCCTGCTCCTACGACCGCAAAGTGATTGTGTGGAAGGAGGAGAACGGGTCCTGGGACAAGATGTACGAGTACTGTGGCCACGAGTCATCAG TGAACTCGGTCTGCTGGGGTCCCTACGACTTCGGCCTCCTGCTGGCCTGCGGCAGCTCGGACGGAGCTATCTCCCTCCTCACGTTTACCGGAGATCAGCAGTGGGACGTGAAGAAGATCAGCAATGCGCACACC ATTGGCTGCAACGCGGTGAGTTGGGCCCCCGCCGTGGTGCCCGGGAGCCTCATCGACCAGCCGACGGGTCAGAAGCCAAACTGCGTGAAGCGCTTCGTGTCCGGAGGCTGCGACAACCTGGTGAAGCTCTGGAA agaggaggacggcCAATGGAAGGAGGACCAGAAGCTGGAGGCTCACAGCGATTGGGTGAGAGACGTCGGCTGGGCTCCTTCCATCGGTCTGCCCACCAGCACCATCGCCAGCTGCTCTCAG GACGGCCGTGTCTTCATCTGGACGTGTGACGACCCGGCGGGGAACACGTGGACGGCCAAGCTGCTGCACAAGTTCAACGACGTGGTGTggcacgtcagctggtccatcACGGGGAACATCCTGGCTGTGTCCGGGGGGGACAACAAG GTGACGCTGTGGAAGGAGTCGATGGATGGCCAGTGGGCGTGTATCAGTGACGTCAGCAAGGGGCAGGGCGCCGTGTCGGCCATCACGGACACACAGCAGAACGAGCAGTGA